The Elaeis guineensis isolate ETL-2024a chromosome 11, EG11, whole genome shotgun sequence genomic interval CTTCGACAATTCTTTATATGGGTTTTTCCCCTTTAATCTTCAAGTTAAAAATAGGTTGGATTTGGGAGAATTTCATGGTAATGCAGGTTTTATTATTTGGAAACACAAAAAGGGTCATAAAGTGATGCAAATCGTTCTGCACCAAACAAATGCTAGATGGAGGTTAAGAGGAATTTAAAAGGCTCGAATActgaaaaattattaataaatcatcTAATCTCGgatgttatatttatggaatatagATAGAAATTCTCAGGGGTTATTCAGATAAACCTGTTTTATGTTTGATAAATTCTGGAGGAAGACTAATAAGATGGAATATATTTCAGAACTTTGAAATAACTGTTAGACTTTTTATGGCAGAAAGTGAAGCAAATATAAATAACAACCATGAAGATCTGTGATAATAAGGGTTGAGCAGCATCTTTGCTTTGACACTGTGTTGGCATCATTTTGTACTGGTTCATATACTTATGATAAGGAGGGAGGGAGGATGGGAAAGGTAGAAAGAGGAGGAAAGAAATATAAGATCAAGAGCCCTTTTCTGAGCTGTAGAACATATATGCAATGGACTTAAAGGATTATTTGTGGCTCAAGGATCCAAATAATAAAACCATTCACCAATTAACTAATGGATGAACCAGTTTGAGAGGTCTAATCTTTTTCTGAATATGTTAAAGTTTTTAAAGCGAAATGACTCAACGCTTGGTAGCTATGGGTTCACATCCTGACTTCTTCACTTGTTTCTGATTGTTCTGCCTCTCTTGTAATTATAATCCAACCTACATTGTCTTAAATTTCTGTTGTACCATGATTGATGGGCCATTTGGTTACTTATTTCGTGTGCTTCCTGAAGCATATCTCAGATTCTCTGCTATGACAAGTGACTTCTAAACCGTACATGTATATGTTTCtgttttttttccttctccttgTACTTTGGTGTTTGGTATTATTGGATGAAAAATGAACTACTTACATCCTAACCTAGTTCTATATCCGTGAATCATACTTTAGTTTATTGAGTGGCACATGACCAAAGTGGTAGGATCATTTAATTCATTCTTTGTTACTATTTGGCGCCAAAAAACAATTAAAGGCTTACAATAAGCTAGAGATAAAGAGAGAAGGGaggtcaataaaaaaatttaggataaatTGCAGAAACACTCCCTCAAATTTAGGCCATTTTCACTTATACCCTCTGTATTTTAAAAAATGTCAAACTGGTCCCTAAAGTTTCAAAACATTCCAAAGAGACCCCGACGTTCACTTAACCATTGACGGTGTCCGCTTATTGTTACAATGGACAAAAATACCCCTCTCaattttagagttttttttttccttcttcacggaagagaggacCCGTGCgtccttctcttcctcttttgtTTTCTTTACTGAATAGGGAGCTCTTGCTCCCCCTATTCCCGGCAAGGAGGCCCTCCACCTCCCCCCCCCAGTCGTCCACCACCTTGGCCGGAGGAGTAGGCCCTGGCGACGCCAACCGGCAGGGTCCGATGACTGGCGGCAGCCAAAACGGCAACGAGAAAatccaaaacaaaaggaaaaaaataggaaaaatttTAACAGTTATTTTTCAAAGATTTTTCAGCAATTAATCGACAGAATTTTTGGCTTAGAATCCCATAGAAGATCGAAGGAGTGAGGAGATTACCTGGCTTTTGACGGGCTTTAATCGGGTTTTCCGGCGGCCAAAGCAAGCTTATTCCACCAGAAATCAGaacgaaaagagagaaaaaaaaaatcaaagattgaTCGGTGGTTTTCAGTGAGAAGGAACCAGAGATTGAGGCCTTTAAATAGACTTGCACAAGCAACCTTCAAGATCTAACCTACAATTTCCTGATTCCTTTGGGACATTTCACGGTTCACAGCTTCATAGTACTGCAGTTGATCTCTGAGACgagaaatttcataattttttgaatgaatgaCTTCCTCAGCAGCAGCTTCTGCTTCAGCCTGTACCAAACCTCTTTCTATAGCTTCAGTTCAGAAACAAATCTTGAAACTGTGATCTCTTGGCAAATTGCTGCAGAATTTATCTCAACTTGAACATCTTCAACATGCTGGATTACTGGAAATGATACTCTTGTACAACTAAATGGCACACTTTGTGATACAACTTGATATCTTTGTATACATTTTGATACACCTTATGGtagttttatattatgaaatgtgATACCATTTGGTTGCAAGCAGCTTGGTTGAATGTGATACCTTATCTTTCAGTTGATTATGGCACTTTCAATTTTGTTTTAGTTGAATATGATACTTCGAGAAGCTTGGTTGGTTTGCACAATGTTTAGAATTTAAGTATCAGCCCAATCTGCTGATACTTAAGTATCAACATATGTTTCGGCAGGTTCAATTGGTTTTTGTAATATTTAGAACTTAAGAATCGATAGGTTGGGCTGACACTTACGTATCAATTTATATTTCAGTATGTTCGATTGGTTTGCATAATGTTTAGAACTTAAGTATTGGCAAGTTGGGCTGATACTTAAGTATCAATTTATATTTCAGCAGGTTCTCTTGGTTTGTATAATATTTAGACTTAAGTATCGGCAGGTTGGGCTGATATTTAAATATCAACTTATATTTCAGTACCAGCTAAGTATCAGTAGGTTGGGCTCAAGTCATTCTATAACCTCATTCCATAAATTGAAAATGTGATTCCATAACCTTACAAGTATCAGCTATAGAGCCCTTAAGTATCAGTTGGAGTATGAGCTGGTTAGTGCTCTTAAATATATCATGCTTAGTAGCTGAAATGTGATTGTATTATGTTGAAAAGATCATAAACATGATATAGTTAGCACCAAATACCATCTATGCTATGTTTCAAGGAGTCCATGTCATAGTCGAAAAGATTGTCTGTTTGAGTTCTGTCAGGCATTAGAAGCAATAAACTATTCAATGGAATCAAATAATAGTGTAGGTGCATCGCTCAATAGGGAAGCTGACCTCTTGACATTATTAAGCTGACTCATTTTGCGTTCTTTGATTCAGTTATTGTGGACTTATGACACTAATGCTAGAGACAATGTTATACATTGTTTCGCGACCTATAGAAACATACCTGCCATGTTATTCCTGGGCTGTAGGATTATTTCTGTGTCAACAAACATGCAAATTAATTTCCATGTTTCTCCAGCATTGTTCTCTGTCaatgaaaaaatagaaatgaGAGAAGGATAAAACACTTGGcttaatttcataaagaaaatgaCCTTCTTTTCTCTGGTACAAGTGTTTTTAACTTGTAGTTTTCTACGGCAGTGAAGTTCTTGTATCATATTTAAATTTGGCTGTTATTTAAGACCTCTCTGTTTTGAATGCATTCTTCTCTTTATCTTGCAGTATCTTTACTATTGAGGTGATGATGAAACCTCTTTTCGACCTCTCTCTCCTATTTTCCTTTTGCAACAGTGCATGGCAGTTGGGGCAGTCCATTTCTTCATAAACAACTGCTGCAGTCACTTGTTGAGAGGATTGCAGCAAAAGCATGTGAGGGTCCATGTGGATGTTTGTTTAGTCTGGGAGGTCATAGCAGGGCAAGGACATTAATTCATAACCTTCTGCTGATGATTAAACACTTAGATAAATCAGCACCACTAAGAAAAGGTTTCTCTAAGAAAAAGAAGTggggaaaataatttaaaaagtttTTTATATTCTGGATGAATAAGTAGTTGTTTTCAGACATTTTGGTTAATATTGATTTACCGGATGAATTGGTCCCATTGGAAAACAATTTTTTACGAGACTACCTGTTCCAATCAAACAGAGGCTCTTCGACCCTCCCTTTTCTGTCTCCATCCTCATTCTTTGACTTtaaggaaagaaaaattttgaagaggccGTCGGAGAATATGGGGAAGGTCTTGGCATGGTATACATCTAACCAGTATGTGATCGGGGTGATGGCATACATGAGAAGATCCAACAGATCCAGGAGAGAGAGGTCAGTATCTTGAAGAGGTGGTGGAGGAGATCAATCGGAGAAGAGGGAGGAAAAAGGAGAGGCGGCAGAGGAATGAGTGAAGGTtaatcggaggaggaggaggagatcaaTCGGAGAGGAAGGAGGGAGGAGGTGGACATAAgggtatttttatcattttataaaataataatatcatgtGATGATCATGTGACAAGATTTTATTAACGGAGATGGACGGAAAGATCTCTTTGGAACGTTTCGAAACTTTAAGGAtcaatttgatactttttaaagtacaAAGGGTGTAAGTAAAAATGGCCTAAATTTAAGAGGGTGTTTCTgtaatttatccaaaaatttatgtGATTTCAACCCCTTAAGCTGCCTATTGTCCATTTCAGCAAACTATCATTTGATTGTTATTATCAATTAGCATTTTTCACTTCAACAGAAGGCCTCTCAAGCTTTTAgccaataaaaaaagaaaaatatcatttttcAAGAGAACAATCGTCTACTTTTGTCTGCATCACTCAAGGCATGGCATTTTTAATCTCTTTATTGTTCTGGTTTCTAGATATGGTTGGGTCTACCCAGGCAACCCTAAGTTCCTCTTGTCCTATGAGGACAGTGGATTTGATTTGTGAGCAATTCATTTCAGATGGTCATGAACTATGTGACATCACAAGCTTTCTGCCTGCCCTACCATGCACCTAGAGATGGCTTGTCTGAAATTGTTTATAATAGACAAAACCTCCTGTTTCTGCAATAGATCTTTCCGATGAGTTATCAGCTTCAGTTTCTCCACTGAAGTCATTCTGGATGGTTCATAACTTCATATCACTTCATCACATGCAAATGTatattacataaaatttttaatactgTTATGACTAGTTTCCTGCCAGTGTAAGACTGTGCTTTCTTGATGCTGATTCTGCATATGTCACTGACAGGTTGAAGAGCTGCTAAAGAATTATGAGAATGTTTGTACCCTCCGTGTTAGGATGCCCATCTCATCAGATCTTTCAAATCCACGCAACTTCATCACCAAGATCACCAGGTATGAGAAGGTTGTTGACATCCCCAACTCGATGACTATCTTGGATGAACTTCTTCCCATCTCCATTGAAATGGCAAAGAGAAATCTCACCGGGATCTGGAACTTCACCAATCCTGGTGTGGTTAGCCATAATGAGATCCTGGAGATGTACAGAGACTACATCGATCCAAACTTCACTTGGAAGAATTTTTCTCTAGAGGAGCAGGCAAAGGTGATAGTTGCCCCTCGGAGCAACAATGAACTTGATACCACCCAGTTGAAGAACGAGTTCCCAGAGCTTCTGTCCATTAAGGAGTCCCTGATAAAGTATGTGTTCAAACCAAATCAGAATACTTCTGCAGCCTGAAAATCGAATCTCTGTTTACTCAGCTGATGATAAATGTAGTACTTTCTGGTAAGAATGAATGCAGTTATTTCAATTAGTGATGGCCACGCATTCATCAAGTAATAAAGAGTGATGATTAAATGTTTGTCATTGCCGGATACCCTTTGCCTATCCGGCTCAGTACTCTGAACAGCAAAGAGAAAGTGGAATCTTATCTCATCCGGTTGTTATTGTCTATGACATAGGAGCAGATTAGGCCTTCTTCGCTATGTACTCCCTTGATTTCTGTAGAAAAATGCTTATGCAAGTTTGTGTTTTTCTTTTGGTAGTATTTTTACGGTTATATGTAGTTCATTATTTTTTGTACTTCAGAATGTCAAAATAATAAGTTATTGATTCAAAAACCAAAAAAGTCAAATTAAGGTTGTTTAGATGATCAATTTCTCAAATTAGTGTTCCATGGTTTATCTTTGAATCTTGCATCTGTGCATCAACTTTAGATGATTTCTTTCATTTCCTGTTAGAAAAGGTTGGTCAATGGCACCTGGTATGCCGAATTGTTTATTCAGCTGCATAATGGTCTGTGTTCTGGGAACTCTACCGCCAGAAGTTCGGTCGTGCACTGGAATCATTTACTGCTTTCAGGTTGGAAAATTTCCTCGCTGTCGTTGAGTAGTTCAAATGACCGGAGTCTAGTCTTTGATTGAACTGATCGCATCAATCAACATGTTCATGTTCTTTAGCGGACTGCGTTCCTTTCTTGGATCTCCTATTGCTTAACGAAAAATgtgtgtgagaaagagagagcaattgaaatttctttttctacccaaaaaataaaattttctggaAGAAATGATGCAGCTATTCTGGTGTGATAATTTTGATGAATGCATGTGACTGGGGGAAATGCGTTTGCTAAACCATGCCCTGAAGGAACTGGTTTGTTGTCACGACTGCTTTAGATCAAAGGAAATCTCAACCGTGAGAATGTAAGGAGGAATTCATGGTGGACACTTTGGGACGAACACTCTTAGTTTTGAGACCTTCTCCAGGCAAGGTGGGATTCAGAGGAGAGAAAAATGAAGGGAAatgagaggagaagagaagagtttCGCGGGGAGAGAAAAAAATAGTCAGACAAAAAGAATTCTTAACAGTGATATTTAAGTGTTAATGCATGATTGGGACTTCGGATAAACACCGATGGCTAGATTTTTCCAGGGATATGACTTCAATAGAATGCCCTACTTACCTGCTGTGAGACATGGTCAAGAATCAGCTGGCTTCCCTTAGCTGGAGAGGTCTTGAGCTCGACTCAATCTACACCCATTGTTATGCAGAAAGGATAACaggaaaaaaaagttaaaaaatatttttttaagttttaCTTGTTATCGGACACTGCATGCCATATGATTTGGTAAGACTGAAATCAGATcggatataaaaaatatttattttatctatagatattattcggatataaaaattcatatcaatatttattttaaacagatacAGATTTAATTCGGATACTGAAAGTATCGGTATAATTAcggatat includes:
- the LOC105054161 gene encoding bifunctional dTDP-4-dehydrorhamnose 3,5-epimerase/dTDP-4-dehydrorhamnose reductase, with protein sequence MGVMTNGATGEASGLKFLIYGRTGWIGGVLGRLCEAQGIPYAYGAGRLENRSQLEADIAAAGPTHVFNAAGVTGRPNVDWCETHQVETIRANVVGTLTLADVCRERGLVLINYATGCIFEYDDAHPLGSGVGFKEEDIPNFTGSFYSKTKAMVEELLKNYENVCTLRVRMPISSDLSNPRNFITKITRYEKVVDIPNSMTILDELLPISIEMAKRNLTGIWNFTNPGVVSHNEILEMYRDYIDPNFTWKNFSLEEQAKVIVAPRSNNELDTTQLKNEFPELLSIKESLIKYVFKPNQNTSAA